One window of Quercus robur chromosome 12, dhQueRobu3.1, whole genome shotgun sequence genomic DNA carries:
- the LOC126709071 gene encoding MOB kinase activator-like 1B — translation MSLFGLGRNQRTFRPKKCAPSGSKGAQLRKHIDATLGSGNLREAVKLPTGEDLNEWLAVNTVDFFNQVNLLYGTLTEFCTNENCPTMTAGPKYEYRWADGEKIKKPIEVSAPRYVELLMDWIEGQLDNESIFPQKLGAPFPPNFKDVVKTIFKRLFRVYAHIYHSHFQKIVSLKEEAHLNTCFKHFILFTCEFVLIDRKELAPLQELIESIIVPY, via the exons ATGAGCCTCTTTGGTCTGGGCAg AAACCAAAGGACATTCCGCCCAAAGAAGTGTGCACCCTCTGGGAGTAAG GGGGCACAACTTAGAAAGCACATTGATGCCACCCTAGGAAGTGGAAACCTAAGGGAGGCTGTAAAACTTCCTACTGGGGAGGACTTGAATGAGTGGCTTGCTGTCAACA ctgTGGATTTCTTCAACCAAGTGAATTTGCTCTATGGTACCCTCACAGAATTCTGTACTAATGAGAATTGTCCAACAATGACTGCAGGCCCCAA ATATGAGTATCGATGGGCAGATGgtgaaaaaatcaagaaacctATTGAGGTCTCTGCTCCAAGATATGTTGAACTCTTAATGGACTGGATTGAAGGCCAGCTTGATAATGAATCTATTTTTCCTCAAAAGCTTG GGGCACCCTTTCCTCCAAACTTCAAGGATGTTGTGAAGACAATATTCAAAAGATTGTTCCGTGTATACGCCCACATCTATCACTCGCACTTTCAGAAAATTGTAAGCCTCAAGGAGGAGGCCCATCTAAATACATGCTTCAAGCATTTTATACTATTTACTTGT GAATTTGTGCTAATTGACAGAAAGGAGCTGGCTCCACTACAAGAGCTTATAGAATCCATTATTGTTCCTTACTAA
- the LOC126708542 gene encoding uncharacterized protein LOC126708542, whose product MATLGPRKVTEIAKVHPYNIDDDDAHLHETRPNEAQAGRIYRVGFVLAAVLGVLTSVGCLVVTIMWFTPRPRSPTLWLNSLSIPTFVSSNSSLTAKYDVGFTFKNPNQIWNIVLGGIEVIIFYKKPYTLATTTVNKAIHLGMEKEKLVEAKFEEGEQWYWGESILEEIRRDFKDGNVSFHLNIRASVACHGSRWALSSWRENGASAVLYSCVHLKVAFNATTGDGNLLGFLPRQCYLR is encoded by the coding sequence atggcaacTTTGGGTCCCAGAAAAGTTACAGAAATAGCAAAAGTTCACCCTTACAacattgatgatgatgacgCTCACCTCCATGAAACGCGACCAAACGAAGCTCAAGCTGGTAGGATATATAGAGTTGGTTTCGTTTTAGCTGCCGTATTGGGTGTATTAACCAGTGTTGGCTGCTTGGTCGTCACCATTATGTGGTTCACGCCGAGACCACGAAGCCCTACGCTTTGGCTCAACTCTCTATCCATACCCACCTTCGTCTCCTCCAACTCTTCGTTAACAGCCAAATATGATGTGGGTTTCACCTTCAAGAACCCAAACCAGATTTGGAACATTGTGTTAGGAGGGATTGAGGTCATCATATTCTACAAAAAGCCGTATACTCTTGCGACCACAACTGTTAATAAGGCCATCCATTTGGGGATGGAGAAAGAGAAATTGGTGGAAGCAAAGTTTGAGGAGGGAGAGCAATGGTACTGGGGAGAGTCGATACTTGAAGAGATAAGGAGGGATTTTAAAGATGGGAATGTTAGCTTCCATCTCAACATAAGAGCTTCGGTTGCATGCCATGGTTCAAGGTGGGCGTTGTCGTCGTGGAGAGAAAATGGAGCTAGCGCTGTTTTATACTCTTGTGTGCATCTCAAAGTTGCCTTCAATGCCACCACTGGTGATGGAAACTTACTAGGTTTTCTGCCTAGGCAATGCTATTTACGTTGA
- the LOC126709454 gene encoding cadmium-induced protein AS8 isoform X2, which yields MIIKGVFRRYERWNPVHPTSGAFWGMGIGIGCGVGWGPGFGPEAIGYVGSGCGVGFCVGITLVGFGIGLPANGLYEVPYNAVMAAGSGAMELARSSGLVTKDIVGDGWNNIAPRISGLQTEAYRRFSSFKQKCCSDKEFDLFDRKSKLPAFTRSISESLGTFGGRFFHPRKGSG from the exons ATGATTATTAAAGGGGTATTCAGAAGATATGAAAGATGGAACCCTGTGCATCCAACATCTGGAGCCTTTTGGGGCATGGGAATAGGCATTGGTTGTGGTGTTGGATGGGGCCCTGGTTTTGGCCCTGAGGCAATTGGTTATGTTGGCTCAGGCTGTGGTGTTGGATTTTGTGTTGGTATAACTCTGGTTGGTTTTGGCATTGGCCTACCTGCAAATGGCCTCTATGAAGTTCCTTACAATG CTGTTATGGCTGCAGGAAGTGGTGCAATGGAATTAGCCCGTTCTAGTGGTCTTGTCACGAAAGATATTGTAGGGGATGGCTGGAATAACATTGCACCTCGCATCTCTGGTCTGCAAACAGAAGCATATAGAAGATTCTCTAGCTTTAAGCAGAAATGTTGCTCGGACAAAGAGTTTGATTTATTTGACAGGAAGAGCAAGCTGCCAGCCTTTACTAGGTCTATTTCAGAAAGTTTAGGAACATTTGGTGGTCGCTTCTTCCACCCTCGCAAAG GAAGTGGCTGA
- the LOC126709454 gene encoding cadmium-induced protein AS8 isoform X3, which translates to MIIKGVFRRYERWNPVHPTSGAFWGMGIGIGCGVGWGPGFGPEAIGYVGSGCGVGFCVGITLVGFGIGLPANGLYEVPYNAVMAAGSGAMELARSSGLVTKDIVGDGWNNIAPRISGLQTEAYRRFSSFKQKCCSDKEFDLFDRKSKLPAFTRSISESLGTFGGRFFHPRKD; encoded by the exons ATGATTATTAAAGGGGTATTCAGAAGATATGAAAGATGGAACCCTGTGCATCCAACATCTGGAGCCTTTTGGGGCATGGGAATAGGCATTGGTTGTGGTGTTGGATGGGGCCCTGGTTTTGGCCCTGAGGCAATTGGTTATGTTGGCTCAGGCTGTGGTGTTGGATTTTGTGTTGGTATAACTCTGGTTGGTTTTGGCATTGGCCTACCTGCAAATGGCCTCTATGAAGTTCCTTACAATG CTGTTATGGCTGCAGGAAGTGGTGCAATGGAATTAGCCCGTTCTAGTGGTCTTGTCACGAAAGATATTGTAGGGGATGGCTGGAATAACATTGCACCTCGCATCTCTGGTCTGCAAACAGAAGCATATAGAAGATTCTCTAGCTTTAAGCAGAAATGTTGCTCGGACAAAGAGTTTGATTTATTTGACAGGAAGAGCAAGCTGCCAGCCTTTACTAGGTCTATTTCAGAAAGTTTAGGAACATTTGGTGGTCGCTTCTTCCACCCTCGCAAAG ACTGA
- the LOC126709454 gene encoding cadmium-induced protein AS8 isoform X1 — MIIKGVFRRYERWNPVHPTSGAFWGMGIGIGCGVGWGPGFGPEAIGYVGSGCGVGFCVGITLVGFGIGLPANGLYEVPYNAVMAAGSGAMELARSSGLVTKDIVGDGWNNIAPRISGLQTEAYRRFSSFKQKCCSDKEFDLFDRKSKLPAFTRSISESLGTFGGRFFHPRKVITAEHDMNRWQSWW; from the exons ATGATTATTAAAGGGGTATTCAGAAGATATGAAAGATGGAACCCTGTGCATCCAACATCTGGAGCCTTTTGGGGCATGGGAATAGGCATTGGTTGTGGTGTTGGATGGGGCCCTGGTTTTGGCCCTGAGGCAATTGGTTATGTTGGCTCAGGCTGTGGTGTTGGATTTTGTGTTGGTATAACTCTGGTTGGTTTTGGCATTGGCCTACCTGCAAATGGCCTCTATGAAGTTCCTTACAATG CTGTTATGGCTGCAGGAAGTGGTGCAATGGAATTAGCCCGTTCTAGTGGTCTTGTCACGAAAGATATTGTAGGGGATGGCTGGAATAACATTGCACCTCGCATCTCTGGTCTGCAAACAGAAGCATATAGAAGATTCTCTAGCTTTAAGCAGAAATGTTGCTCGGACAAAGAGTTTGATTTATTTGACAGGAAGAGCAAGCTGCCAGCCTTTACTAGGTCTATTTCAGAAAGTTTAGGAACATTTGGTGGTCGCTTCTTCCACCCTCGCAAAG TGATCACAGCTGAACATGACATGAATAGGTGGCAGTCATGGTGGTGA